Within the Megalops cyprinoides isolate fMegCyp1 chromosome 10, fMegCyp1.pri, whole genome shotgun sequence genome, the region cacaccgGCTCTGACAGTAGAGTGAGTGactaacagcactcacacaccgGCTCTGACAGTAGAGTGAGTGGATAACAGactaacagcactcacacaccgGCTCTGACAGTAGAGTGAGTGactaacagcactcacacaccgGCTCTGACAGTAGAGTGAGTGGATAACAGactaacagcactcacacaccgGCTCTGACAGTAGAGTGAGTGGATAACAGactaacagcactcacacaccgGCTCTGACAGTAGAGTGAGTGactaacagcactcacacaccgCCTCTGACAGTAGAGTGAGTGGataacagcactcacacaccgGCTCTGACAGTAGAGTGAGTggctaacagcactcacacaccgGCTCTGACAGTAGAGTGAGTggctaacagcactcacacaccgGCTCTGACAGTAGAGTGAGTGGATAACAGactaacagcactcacacaccgGCTCTGACAGTAGAGTGAGTggctaacagcactcacacaccgGCTCTGACAGTAGAGTGAGTGGATaacaggctaacagcactcacacaccgGCTCTGACAGTAGAGTGAGCGactaacagcactcacacaccgGCTCTGACAGTAGAGTGAGTGGATAACAGactaacagcactcacacaccgGCTCTGACAGTAGAGTGAGTggctaacagcactcacacaccgGCTCTGACAATAGAGTGAGTGGATaacaggctaacagcactcacacaccgGCTCTGACAGTAGAGTGAGTGGATaacaggctaacagcactcacacaccgGCTCTGACAGTAGAGTGAGTggctaacagcactcacacaccgGCTCTGACAGTAGAGTGAGTGGataacagcactcacacaccgGCTCTGACAGTAGAGTGAGTGGATaacaggctaacagcactcacacaccgGCTCTGACAGTAGAGTGAGTGGATaacaggctaacagcactcacacaccgGCTCTGAGTGGGCTGTATGCCTCTGGGCCCGgctctcacacagagaaaaggggaaCCGAGCTGCAAGATagagtgtttctctgtctctgtctctgtgcctgtctctgtctctctctctctctgtgtctctgtctctctctgtctctgtctctgtgcctgtctctgtctctctctgtctctgtctctctctgtctctgtctctgtgcctgtctctgtctctctctctctctgtgtctctgtctctctctgtctctctgtctctgtgtctctgtctctctctgtctctgtctctgtctctctctgtctctgtgcctgtctctgtctctctctctctgtgtctctgtctctctctctctctgtctctgtgtctctgtctctctctctctctgtctctctctgtctctgtctctctctctctctgtgtctctgtctctctctgtgcctgtctctctctgtctctgtctctgtgcctgtctctctctgtctctgtctctatgagtgttattgtgtgtatctctctgtctctgtgagtgtcatggtgtctctctctcgctctgtgagtgtgatgagtgtgattgtgtgtgtctctctctttctctgtgagtgtgattgtgtgagtgtgattgtgtgtgtgtgtctctgtgtgagtgtgattgtgtctctctttctctgtgagtgtgattgtgtgtgtatgtatctctgtctttgtgagtgtgattgtgtgtctctgtctctgtgactgtgattgtgtgtgtctctctctgtgagtgtgattgtgtctctctttctctgtgagtgtgattgtgtgtgtgtatctctttctctgtgagtgtgattgtgtgtgtgtgtctctgtctctgtgagtgtgattgtgtgtgtgtatgtgtctctctctgtctttgtgagtgtgattgtgtgtgtgtgtatctctctctctgtgagtgtcatggtgtctctctctctctcgctctgtgagtgtgatgagtgtgattgtgtgtgtctctctctttctctgtgagtgtgtttgtttgtgtatctctttctctgtgagtgtgattgtgtctgtgtgtctctgtctctgtctctgtgagtgtgattgtgtgtgtgtctctctctgtctctgtgagtgtgattgtgtgtgtgtatctctgtctctgtgagtgtcattgtctctctctctctctctctctgtgagtgtgatgagtgtgattgtgtgtgtgtctctctctttctctgtgagtgtgattgtgtgtgtgtgtctctgtctctgtgagtgtgattgtgtgtctctctctgtctctgtgagtgtgattgtgtgtgtgtgtgtgtatctctctgtctctgagtgtcattgtgtctctctctctctctctgtgagtgtgattgtgtgtgtgtctctctctttctctgtgagtgtgattgtgtgtgtgtgtctctgtctctgtgagtgtgattgtgtctctctttctctgtgagtgtgattgtgtgtgtgtgtctctgtctctgtgagtgtgattgtgtctctctgtctttgtgagtgtgattgtgtgtctctgtctctgtgagtgtgattgtgtgtgtgtgtatctctgtctttgtgagtgtgattgtgtgtctctttctctgtgagtgtgattgtgtgtgtgtgtctctgtctctgtgagtgtgattgtgtgtctctgtctctgagtgtgattgtgtgtctctttctctgtgagtgtgattgtgtgtgtgtgtatctctgtctttgtgagtgtgattgtgtgtgtgtatctctgtctctgtgagtgtcattgtctctctctctctctctctctctctgagtgtgatgagtgtgattgtgtgtgtgtctctctctttctctgtgagtgtgattgtgtgtgtgtgtctctgtctctgtgagtgtgattgtgtgtgtgtctctctgtctctgagtgtgattgtgtgtgtgtgtctctgtctctgtaagtgtgattgtgtctctctttctctgtgagtgtgattgtgtgtgtgtgtctctctgtctctgtgagtgtgattgtgtgtctctctctttctctgtgagtgtgattgtgtgtgtgtgtgtctctctgtctctgtgagtgtgattgtgtgtgtgtctctgtctctgtgagtgtgattgtgtctctctttctctgtgagtgtgattgtgtgtgtgtgtctctgtctctgtgagtgtgattatgtgtctctctctctgcttttgtaTGCATGTCTCTGGCACTCAGCGTTCATGATGCTTCCATTAGGAACTCATTCATACTCTGCCCTTTCCCACATCTTCCATGTCCTTTCATGGCTGTGCCGTGCCGTGCTGTGCCGTGCCGTgccgtgctgtgctgtgctgtgccgtgCTGTGCCGTTAATATGAAAGAATGAAACTCAGATTGTATGGTTCAGATGTAAATATGCAGATCGTGCCATTCTGTGAGAAGCTGCTCTGTGCGAGAGGCTGCTCTGTGCGAGAGGCTGCTCTGTGCGAGAGGCTGCTCTGTGCGAGAGGCTGCTCGGTGAGAGGCTGCTCGGTGAGAGGCTGCTCTGTGCGAGAGGCTGCTCGGTGAGAGGCTGCTCTGTGCGAGAGGCTGCTCGGTGAGAGGCTGCTCTGTGCGAGAGGCTGCTCGGTGAGAGACGCTGCTGGGTGAGAGAGGCTGCTCTGTGCGAGAGGCTGCTCTGTGCGAGAGGCTGCTCGGTGAGAGGCTGCTCTGTGCGagaggctgctctgtgagagacGCTGCTTTGTGCGagaggctgctctgtgagagagtgttCTGTGAGAGACGCTGCTGGGTGAGAGACGCTGCTGGGTGAGagaggctgctctgtgagagacGCTGCTGGGTGAGagaggctgctctgtgagagacGCTGCTCTGTGCGAGAGGCTGCTCGGTGAGAGGCTGCTCGGTGCGAGAGTGTTCTGTGAGAGACGCTGCTGGGTGAGAGACGCTGCTCTGTGCGAGAGGCTGCTCGGTGAGAGGCTGCTCGGTGCGAGAGTGTTCTGTGAGAGAGGCTGCTGGGTGAGAGACGCTGCTGGGTGAGagaggctgctctgtgagagacGCTGCTGGGTGAGAGAGGCTGCTCTGAGAGAcgctgctctgtgtgagaggctgCTTTGTGCGAGAGGCTGCTCGGTGCGAGAGTGTTCTGTGAGagaggctgctctgtgagagacGCTGCTGGGTGAGagaggctgctctgtgagaggctgctctgtgtgagaggctgctctgtgtgagaggctgctctgtgtgagaggctgCTCGGTgagaggctgctctgtgtgagaggctgctctgtgtgaggggCTGCTCGGTgagaggctgctctgtgtgagaggctgctctgtgtgagaggctgCTCGGTGAGAGGCTGCTTGGTGCGAGAGCGTTCTGTGAGAGATGCTGTTCTGTGAGCTCTGTGCGGGGGTAAAGCCTGTCACTCTCTGCAGGAGTACAAGCCTCCCGCCACTCGCAGGCTCCACGAGATCCTGGGTGTGGAGACGGGCGGGCCCGGGGGGCGGCGTGCCGGAGAGCAGGGCCACGCCCCCTGCGACTACCTGAAGTTCAAGGACTTGATCCTGCGCATGCTGGACTACGACCCCAAGACCCGCATCACGCCATTCTACGCCCTGCAGCACAACTTCTTCAAGAAGACCACTGACGAAGGAACCAACACCAgcagctccacctccaccagcccAGCCATGGATCACAGccactccacctccaccaccagctcCGTCTCCAGCTCGGGTGAGGCCCCGCCCgcccacagggggcgctgtatGCCTGCACATCGGTGGTTCTGTCCTGTAAGGCCTCACGGGAACCGCCATGGTGCTCTTACCCCTGAAAGCTCTCCCCGGGGGCAGGGCATTGGGGCAGGTGTGTTAGAGGATGTGTGCAGCAGAGCTAGCCTGTCATGTTCCCCATCTCTCATCATGCCCTGCAGCGGTATGGGCGACCATGGAGAGGAGGCAGGGCAAAGCTCTGACAGAGGCCTTGGGGAAAGCATCACTAacttccctcttcccctctctctctcagttcactTCAGTTGAAATTTGCTTAATTGGTATGAATTACAGCGTAAAAAGACACATAGcgtgcacatatacacagaaatgtatacatatatacacttaTACATACAATTCATGTgaaggaaggaagaggaagtaaagagggggaaaagaaggtaaatgaataatgtccctctcactctctcccactctccctctctctctctctccctctctctccctctctctctctccctctcccccccgctctcgctctctcactccctcgccctctctctctctctctccctctccctctccctctctctccctctctctctctctccctctctccctctctctccctctctccctccctccctctctctctctctctctctctctccctctctctccctctctccctctctctctcccactctccctctctctctcactctctccctctctctccctctctctctcactcactccctctctccccccctccccccctctccctctctctctctctctctctctctctctttctctctctctctccctctctctctcactctctttctcgTTTTCCAGGTGGGTCCAGCGGTTCTTCCAACGACAACCGGAATTACCGGTACAGCAACCGCTACTACAACAGTGCGGTCACTCACACTGACTACGAGATGCAGAGCCCTCAGGTGAGTGTTTCCCGCCGCGCTGTTTCCCACCACGCAGTCTGCGCTGTGTTTCCCGCCGCGCTCACCGCCCTGTCCTTCCACAGGCTCCCTCTCAGCAGCAGCTGCGGCTGTGGCCCGGGGGAGATGGAGGCGTGGGCCCCCTGTCCAACAGCGCCGAGCCGCCGTacccccagctgctgctgcacaaGCCGGCCGCCACGCAGCACTCGCGCCACTTCCTGTCCGGCGTGGGGGGCATGATGGAGccgcaccacccccaccccatctaCAGCGCTCACCACAGCAACGGCAGGCAGCtccgccagcagcagcagcagaaccagCCGCAGAGCGCAGCGCAGAACCCGGCACCGTCGGGCCAGACGGGCCCCGCCCTGCTGCCCATCTCCTCCCCACAGATGCAGGACAGCATCGAGCTCAGCctcacccaccaccaccacctgaGTCAGTCTTCCATGGCCCCGCCCGCGAGCTTGGACTCCAGTCAGTACGGCTCCTCCAGCCTGCACCTGGGCCTCTCCGCCTTTCGGACTAGGACAGTGATggccccccagcccccgcccccgcccccgcccaccgcctcccagcagcccccctCTCAGGACAGCATGGTGGCTGCCTCCGGCCTCGGGTACATCCCGCCCTGTTACCCGggcaacaacaataacaacccTCCCCAGGGgagcgtgggggtggggggcagtatGCTAACAGGGGTGACGCCCAGGGgcgtggggggcggggggcggccGGACTCGGAGGAGTCGGCCATGATGGGGGTGTGCGGCACTGGAGGGGGGGGCGCTCAAAACGCGGCCAACTCTTGATAAATCTTGAACAAATTCCAAAAGCCATACAATTCTACAGCAACACAACCACAACTGACAGTACACACGCtgacaatacacacacacacacactgacagtacaggcacacactcacacacatcagtACACATATGGcctcacacagatacagagacaaaCTTGTGAAATATCAAAGgaagcttttgttttgcatgggGAGAGGGATGGGGAAGGAGACAGCCTCTGACACACTTCTCTTTCTGttcactttctttttcctttttctttatttgaagGGGAGGAAAAGGGGGCTTAAGTAGTTGGAAGCGAAAGTTTCagaaagtttgtttttatttttattattattattattattattaatattaatattatttgattttatgtgATTTCTGGACAAGTTTGCAGCGAgatttgttttgtagttttggGTTGTATTTGGTCTGTGGAAACCGCActgtgagaggaagggagacaTGGAGAGAGTGCCCAcatgctatttttttaaatctcattttttatttgattttttttctgaagtctAGGCGtttaattgtaaattgttaatttattaaaagTCACTACGTGAGGAGGTAACTGGGAATTGGACGGGAATGAAAATGAGCAGTTTGTTTCTTCtgggtttatttattcaatgttttattgttttttttatttcattttatttattttctttttttaaactttcctGAGGGACAAATGAcacctacactcacacacagacagacaaacagaatgggcttctgtggttttcttgttcattttggTAATTTTCCCCCAcacttttgttacattttttaacgTTTCAGATCTTCTCTCGCTCGACACACTGGCTTATAtttcaaacaatgaaaacaaatcaaacaaatagaATGACAGACGTGGTGATGTCACCGCCAGACCCACGGAGGCCGAGGCACCTGCCGAAACAAGCCGCTTCGGAAGGAGAGGGGGATTCAGACCACGCAAAGGAGGAAAAATACACGAAAACAAcgaaaaacaacattttgccTGAAGGAAAACCAAAATGCTTCCCTGTTGTCTGTTTGAATAATAGTCCTGCCTTCTACTGCTCATCACCGCCTGCTCTCCTTCGGACGGAAAACTACAAagtaacacagaaaaacacatgtgGGTTGGATTAACTCTGGATGCAAAGCCAAATCTCGCTCACTGTCTCCGTTTCTCTGCCCCTGGTTTCTGTTGtaaggaagagaggaggggggtcaATATTTagcaggagggaggggttaAATAGGTATGAGGGGACACTTACACGCCCTCTGGCCCCtacccacccccctctctctgacttcACCTTCCTCATCCCTCTTTTCTTTcgctcctctctttttctccccctccctccttcacgACACTCTGTGAGTGCTATTTGCCATCAAGTCAAAAAGAAAACTACTCTCTCTCTCGGCTGCTATCTCCACTTTCAACCATGTTCGGATTGCTgctaaagaaaaacagacagagaaataaaataaataaaaataaatgaataaaaactttTTAACCCTcctgcttcagaaaaaaattaaaaaataaaccactgcatctcatgtatttattactatttaacaagaaaaaaaaaaagaaaacaatgaaactgttttctgctgtttttttgttggttttgcgTTCTTCCAGCAGCGGGGTGcagtgcgtgcgcgtgtgtgtgcgtgtgcgtgcgtgcgtgcgtgctcgtgcgtgcgtgtgtgctcgtgcgtgtgtgtgtgtgtgtgcatgtgcgtgtgtgctcgtgcgtgtgcgtgtgtgctcgtgcgtgtgtgtgtgtgtgtgcgtgcgtatgtgctCGTGCGTATGTGCTCGTGCGTGTGTGCtcgtgcgcgtgcgtgtgcgtgtgcgctcgtgcgtgcgtgtgtgtgcgtgcgtatgtgctcgtgcgtgtgtgctcgtgcgcgtgtgtgtgtgctcgtgcgtgtgtgctcgtgcgcgtgtgtgtgtgctcgtgtgtgctcgtgtgtgtgtgctcgtgcgtgtgtgctcgtgcgtgcgtgtgtgtgtgtgtgctcgtgtgtgtgtgtgtgtgcgtgctcgtgcgtgtgtgtgctcgtgcgCGTATGCGAAAGGTTCATTTCGGTATGTCGGTCGCACCTCAGCATCACTGTAGCAGGAGGAGCGCGGTCCCAGCACTCCCTTCCCACGGATGCCCCATGGCCCTCTCACTCCCTGCCTGTAACTGGCTGTTTAGGCTGTTACgctgtgcagtgtttctcattaATGGTGTGTAATGCAGCGGTTTTACAGTGAGGGCCTGTTACTCTGAGCATGAGCGGCTGCAGAGGCACTGCTGAGTGCTGAGGGACGCCACAGCATGGCCAGGTATTATCAGAGACTTTATGACGATATGCCTGTTTCCTGGTTTGCTAGAGCAAGGAACTGTGGGTAGCAGAACTCCACAATGCAGGTAAATGGCTCAAGTGGCCCTTTCTCCCAGCTCAGCCCTTACTGTAAGACTGTCCTCTCCAAACTCGCTCCATCACTAAAAATCTGATTCCAGCTGGACATATTAATGTGGCTTATGTGACATTTGATGACCTGAaatgacagcagcacaaaagaaaCCAAGCGATTGCACTGACAGtcatgaatgtgtttgtatttgataGCTGTGATTGTGTGGGTCACAGGTGTATGGCTGGACCCTTTTCCTCACTCTTACTGTAAAGTGTTACCTGATCATTCAGTTGCAGTACAATAGGCACAGATATATAGCATAATTGAGGTTTTGTTGGTTGATGGTTGCCGTTCTCCAGTGGAGGCATTTGCCTTCATCCTCCCTGATCTCAATCTTCAGTCAAACTCCTGCTGCTTCACTTCATGATAGTGCTTAAAGTGGATCAATGAAATCATATAAGCCTCATGAAAGTATTGCACTGAAACTGAGTTTTACTGATGGAGTGAAATTGGAGGGACAGATttggctgaggggggggggggggggggggggagcaccaGTGCAGTTGTGAAGACTGCACCCTAACCATAATGTAGCAGTTCTGAGCGAGTGTTCAGGGTGAACATGAGCCCACTGCAGTCTCTGGCAGCAGtgagggatgctgggaaatggcTGTCTGCTCAGAGCCGCAGCGGCTCCTCTGGGACAGCACCTGGAGCTGCACGTTGGACCAAAATCATGTGTACCAATAATTGAGGACCTTGGGCTGAAATGAGAGGTGCGCAGCAgcggtgtgagtgtgtgtgggaaacAGAAAGGCGAGGTGGCACGCAGGAGCTGCTGAAGTGTCTGCGAGACCTGCTGCACTCCACACTGAGGTAAGCTAACACTCCATCTTCCTGTTTCACGCTCACTTTCAGCACCTTCCCCCTTCTGTGAATGGTAGTAATGAAAGGAATTGTGGGTAACCAACACATACTGTGTGGACCAAACTGTGGCAGGCCAAGCTGTGCTCCCCCTGCTGCACGTCCCCACTGAGTGcgtgcagagagggggagagggaagagctAACCCTAAAATACACTGCCTCTCCATGCCACGTCCATGGAGATTTTGCTGTTGGGAGTCACTGTATCTGCCCTTAGCCATACCTGCTGGGTTCCAGGTAGTTTATGCTCAGACAGGTGGTCTGGTTCACAGTACAATTAAGCCTGAAATGACCCTACCTTGTATTCTCTTCGGATTCAGTGAGCCTAGGATCAATGCTAAGCCTTGTTTTACACAAAGCAATTTACACGCTATTTTATTACTTGCAACAAAATCTACCCTGTCTTGCTTTGTATAACATTAGTTTTAAATTTCTGAACTCAGCCAAGTTCAAGTCCGTTTACTTAAGTGTCTGTTtagcaattttgttattttgttagcAATTTAGTTCCTTTATGTGTTCACATTAAACTGGCTGGAGCCTATCCAAGCTGTCGATGAGCGTTCTCTGCCCAGTAACCTAACCGAGTAACATTTCAGTTATAGTTATCTGTTCTATAGGCGGATGAACTTTCTTACCTGACACCACCTTGTCGTAGACGGAAGTCCTAACGGGTGGGGACCGTACTTACATGTTCTTTAAACGTAcgttatttaaaacattttactctTCGGTGTTGCCCACATTTGACCATGGTATTTCTAGCTGAAAAATGAAGGCGTTGGTCAAGCGCAAATGTGCTGCTCACAATAGACCCGAGGGACCAAATTGCCGTTATATTAAACTCCATAACTCTTAGACTCAAGTctttttaataataacatttttattttacagcgACCCGGCTGTTAAATCGCAGGCGAGAGTGTAGCGTACAGGAAAAAAGTGCACATCAAATACggaataaaaaaagtaaaatggagCTCCGTTTAGACAGCGACATGACAAATCCCAAATGACACGTAGATGGTAACACGGAATCCGCCGCAGGGACGGGGTCCCACCCGCCGGAGCCCGGACCCCCTCTGCACACTCGCTCACTTCTTCGCTAAAGGCATCGTCCCGCTTCGagtaacacatttttacagttagcAGACAGGTCTGTCCGTTAGAATGGGTATAAGACTCAGGCTGTGACATGCCGAGAACGCAGTCTGACTTCGGGGAAACCCGGAGCGGGGAAGGGCAGGTAAACGCCGCCATCTGGCGCACAGAGAGCGCAGCGTTTGGCGCAGGGTACGCAGGATTTACATCATTATTTGAACAGAACTTAAGTTTACCAGGTACTCTTGAGTGTAAATCGGCAGGCAGCTGAGAAGGGTGGAGAGCTATCCCATAATTATATTTACTGTGAAACAACTCAGTGCGGAGCGAAGCGAATTGGAGAGCGACACTGCGCATGCGCTTCTGCTATGACGCGAGGAGAGGAGCGCTCGTGCGTACCTTTGCAGAAATCCTGGTGCACAGAGACACGTGCATCAGTGCCCGGACGGAGCAGTATTTTCATTCTATGATTTAACAATTTACTTTCAACATATAATGCAGCCTATAAGATATGGAACATATGGACTGAAAACTGTACATGGTTCTGATGTCCAATATAATTAGTGTGTACGACTTTGTGGGGATGCagcaataatgaaaatatttaagagCATTTTAGGCAACGTACTACTTTCACATATTTATACTCCAGTTATGTGTGCGATATAtcgtataataataatataagtaTAATAATCTGCGGTCACGGACCGCTCATGTTCATTGTAAAGCGTGGTACCCAGTGTGTGGAAAAACTGCAGGCTGCTTGGAATTCATGAGATTGGTAAAAGCGGAACACGTGATTGCAGACCTCATTCAGCTGTGTCCCGGCTGCTGCCTCTGATTGCGCTCTGCACTAATGCCATTTTTGGGTTGCTCGTCGGCCACCGCTCGCTTTCAGACATCTGACTTTTTGGCGGCTTTGGAATTGAAGGTGCCTGCAATGTGGCTGTTCTGTCTATCAACGTGCTTCTTGCCCGTCATATTTTCGCCTGTTTCCGCTGAGACTGCGCCGCCGGCGGACGTCCGGGGTGGTCAGAGGCCGCGTGACCGCCTCGCAGACCAGCACCTGCACGAGGCGAGGGAGCACGAGCCTGCACACCCCATGCCCCGGTCCTCGCGCTACCACCTCCTCCCCATGTCCCAGCACGCGCGCGCCCCTCTCGTTGACAGGCAGCTGTTCCGACCCGCTGTCGGAGGGAGGCCTTTACCGAACATCGTGAAGGAGCTTctcctccccccgccccacGCTGCGGCGGGCGGCCCGGCGTCTCCGGCCAGTAGCCCCAGAGGAGTGGAGGTGTGGTGTGGGCGCAGCACCGTCTCCGTGCGCGTCAACAAGAAAGCGCTCGGGTTTTGGACCGTGCCGTCGATGCTGCTCCTGGGAACTTGCGCCGTCCGTCGCTTCTCTGAAGATTACTATTACTTCCACAGTGACCTTCATCAGTGCGGAACCACGCAAAGGGTGAGCAGCAACACTTACTACGCACAGATTACTCAGGTGCTGTTCATATTTAGGTACGTGTTGAATGTCATTAGTGTTTGGCTGC harbors:
- the dyrk1b gene encoding dual specificity tyrosine-phosphorylation-regulated kinase 1B isoform X3, coding for MSSQHSHPSFSNIHSMAEQQQVLSDMTILQRRIPPSFRDPASAPLRKLSVDLIKTYKHINEVYYTKKKRRAQQVPPEDSSTKKERKVYNDGYDDDNYDYIVKNGEKWLDRYEIDSLIGKGSFGQVVKAYDHHEQEWVAIKIIKNKKAFLNQAQIELRLLELMNKHDTEMKYYIVHLKRHFMFRNHLCLVFELLSYNLYDLLRNTNFRGVSLNLTRKFAQQLCTALLFLATPELSIIHCDLKPENILLCNPKRSAIKIVDFGSSCQLGQRIYQYIQSRFYRSPEVLLGMPYDLAIDMWSLGCILVEMHTGEPLFSGSNEVDQMNKIVEVLGVPPNHMLDQAPKARKYFDKLSDGLWTVKKNKDIKKEYKPPATRRLHEILGVETGGPGGRRAGEQGHAPCDYLKFKDLILRMLDYDPKTRITPFYALQHNFFKKTTDEGTNTSSSTSTSPAMDHSHSTSTTSSVSSSGGSSGSSNDNRNYRYSNRYYNSAVTHTDYEMQSPQAPSQQQLRLWPGGDGGVGPLSNSAEPPYPQLLLHKPAATQHSRHFLSGVGGMMEPHHPHPIYSAHHSNGRQLRQQQQQNQPQSAAQNPAPSGQTGPALLPISSPQMQDSIELSLTHHHHLSQSSMAPPASLDSSQYGSSSLHLGLSAFRTRTVMAPQPPPPPPPTASQQPPSQDSMVAASGLGYIPPCYPGNNNNNPPQGSVGVGGSMLTGVTPRGVGGGGRPDSEESAMMGVCGTGGGGAQNAANS